DNA sequence from the Ogataea parapolymorpha DL-1 chromosome II, whole genome shotgun sequence genome:
CCAATTGGAGCCCAGACCAACTGGTCGAACGAAACTCTTGCTATAGTGTCGTATAGTCTCTTTGGCTGCCATGGGAGCGGGAACTTTATCGTGTCTACAAACTTGTATAGCCTGTTTCCAATTGGGCCAAACACGGCGCCCCCGTAGATAACTGCCCTCATAGTTCGAAGGTAATCATATTTCGCTTTTGGGTCTTGGGGAAAGCATATTTGGGCAAGCGCATCGCCGGTACCAAATAAGATCTGCTGTTAGTTGTGATGAAGATATGAATACTCTACTTACTCCTGTGGATATCATATTTGCCATCAAAGGCCGCCGTGCAAAGAACGTTTTGTATCCAGAGATCATACGTAGATTGCCTAAGGCGAAAATTTTCTTATCTGGCGAAATTTAAATTATAGGGTTTTATTAAATGAGCAATATAGCAACAATCACCTTTTGGTAAACACACAAGTCCTCACGCCTTATTCATGTGAGGCAAAGGGATCAAACCTATAATGTATTGGCTTTTAGGCGAGGACTCTCTACTCGTCAGTTTCTGCTATCTGAATTATTTCCACTTTTGGAATAGAGCATTTATATACCTGTTTCAGGAGGAAGCAGGAGGGTACAATAAGTTAGGTATCTATTGGGTTGGGCTACAAAGCAGAAAGAGCACGTAAGCTTGATGAGCCAGACGCGCTTTTTAGGTATAAGTACACGGTATTGCGGATCTGCGCATCACTTCAGGCGTGTGTAACTGGTACTACCGAAAATCTGTATCAAGCATACCTAAACACCTTTAAGGCCATATTGTATGCCACATCTGCAGGCTCAAATGGCTTACCGCATGTGGATTTTAGTTGGGTCTGAAAAGTCCCTGATTCCCCACGCTATTCACGCTTCCTGTTTAGTACATGACAAATttcctttttgagaaaaataaGATTGATGAAGAACTCAATTTCCACGATATTTGGACATCAATTGCAAGACCGAACGACCTGGAACATTTGTAGCACCCAATGGGAACCATGTGTACTAAAAAGACCAGTAGTTGAATGGTGGTTTCCCGTGAATCACCAGTACAGCCCCATTTTCTGGTCGTGCACTGAGCCCCAAAAAGATTGGGAGCGATAGGATGGCAACCTATGAACACCTGTTCTTCAAGCTACCGGGCCGTGTTAAGGTTCAGATTGTAGGCCTGATAAGTAGACCTATTTCTAGTCCTAACGAGAATTCATAGTAACAGGAATCATCTAGCAATTTGCCCGATTTGGGCCAATTTACTGAGCAAACATGATCGATTCTAAAATTCCCAGAACGGCAATGTCGCCAGCTATTTAAGGAGTTAAATTTCACCataagaaaaaaaagctgccCAGCTAAAGTATTTCCAAACATGCACAGAACCTACTCTCTCAGATCAAGCAGGGCTCCAACAGCCTCTGACTTGCAGAACCCAATCCCTGTTCCACCGTCTTCTACCAAGACTAACAGATTCTTTGGTAAAGGCTCCATTACCAACTCCATCAGAagatctgctgctggttcGTTTGGTCCGGAACTCGCCAAGAAGCTTGCCCAGCTTGTCAAAATGGAGAAGAATGTCATGAGAGCCATTGAATTGTCTTCCAAGGAGAGAAAGGCTGCCGCCAAGCAGCTTTCCCTCTGGGGTGCAGACAATGAGGACGACGTCAGTGACATCACAGACAAATTAGGCGTCCTGATTTACGAGATTGGTGAACTGGACGACCAATTCATTGACAGATACGATCAATATAGAATTACCCTCAAAAGCATCAGAGACATTGAGGGTTCCGTCCAGCCATCGAGAGACCGGAAACAAAAGATCACTGATCAAATTGCTTACCTGAAGTACAAGGACCCACAATCCCCAAAGATTGTGATCTTGGAACAGGAATTGGTCAGGGCCGAGGCAGAATCGCTTGTTGCTGAGGCACAGCTTTCCAACATCACCagagagaaattgaaggcTTCCTTCGCTTACCACTTCGACTCGATCAGAGAACACTCTGAGAAATTAGCTCTGATTGCTGGTTATGGTAAGGCTCTTCTGGAATTGCTTGACGACTCTCCAGTGACCCCAGGTGAGACCAGACCATCATACGATGGCTACGAGGCATCCAAGCAAATCATCATCGATTGCGAGAATGCCCTTGCCTCATGGACTTACGAGACCGCTCAAGTTAAGCCAACTTTGAGTTTCAAGGCTACTGATGGTGAAATATACGATGACGACTTGGCCGAGGATGTTCAAAACATGCATGTGACTGAGCAAGAATGGGCCGAGCCTGAAAAGCAAGCCGCCTAAGTAGTGTGGGATTTATTTCTGTCTGTATTGTTAAACTGATTTTGAAGCGTGCTTAGTGATTTGCTCATTTCGTAGTAGCGTGCACGTAGAGGCTAAGTGGAATCGGAATGATCTGAGGATTTCGGTACTTGACTTTTATAGATTTATAGTCTTCCTCCTCACCCAATAGTGGATCAGCCGTTTCCTCCCTTTTGAACACTACGTCTTTGACTAGAAGCCAGGATTGACCCAAATTATGCCCCAAAGCCTCGTATCGCAAATATTGACGCAGTTCTTCGATCTCTCCAACTGTTATTTCTAAATAGCATTTCCAGTCGTCTGTTGTGAGCGGGATGCGATACTTGCCATCGCTGACAGGTTTAGATATAGACCTTATGTGATCTGCTGAGTACTCAAGTAAGATACGCAGGAGAATGGGTTTGATATCTTCATATAGTCTTCGAAGGTCTTTGTTTGATAAGGTAATTCGCATAACTTTCGAGAGGTTAAGAGTTGTCTGGTGCATGGAGAGCTTACTGATGTTCTTCTGTATCTCCTTACGGTTCACGTAAGTTTTAACTGGAACCACCATTCGCGGGCTCAACTTTATATACGACGTTATCGGTGCCATAATGAAGATATATTAtgaaattaattttattaAATAATTCAACATGTCTAGCGATGGATTTACGTCCATAATATCCATGTTTTACGCCGTTTTTCACCCCACAGAGGGAACGAAGGTTGTCTGTCAGGTCCCTAGTGGGTCAATAGTGCCGGCAGATAAAAGCAAAGATTCGTCCACGTTGGCTGCTCCCTTGTTCGATTTCGATTCTATCAAAAACTATGTGATCCCTAAACCAGCACTCTGTAACAAATTGGTGACTTTCAAAATTAGCAGCTACCGTGTGGTAGGCTTTCCCGTCAACATATATGCGTCTCATTATGCCCGAAACTCTTTCAGCTTCAATCTGTGCTTTGT
Encoded proteins:
- a CDS encoding Protein required for ethanol metabolism, whose protein sequence is MISGYKTFFARRPLMANMISTGILFGTGDALAQICFPQDPKAKYDYLRTMRAVIYGGAVFGPIGNRLYKFVDTIKFPLPWQPKRLYDTIARVSFDQLVWAPIGIPLYYSCITLMEGYGIPEIKAKLREVYLDTLINNWKVWPLFQAFNFWFTPVRYRLLAVNIISIVWNCYLSIENQMSNAKVEHSEQ
- a CDS encoding Sphingolipid long chain base-responsive protein PIL1, whose product is MHRTYSLRSSRAPTASDLQNPIPVPPSSTKTNRFFGKGSITNSIRRSAAGSFGPELAKKLAQLVKMEKNVMRAIELSSKERKAAAKQLSLWGADNEDDVSDITDKLGVLIYEIGELDDQFIDRYDQYRITLKSIRDIEGSVQPSRDRKQKITDQIAYLKYKDPQSPKIVILEQELVRAEAESLVAEAQLSNITREKLKASFAYHFDSIREHSEKLALIAGYGKALLELLDDSPVTPGETRPSYDGYEASKQIIIDCENALASWTYETAQVKPTLSFKATDGEIYDDDLAEDVQNMHVTEQEWAEPEKQAA